The Streptomyces luteogriseus genome includes a window with the following:
- a CDS encoding TetR family transcriptional regulator → MPAEAKVSAKVNKPAKVEARAAAPASPPLTERQEARRRRILHTSAQLASRGGFDAVQMREVAESSQVALGTLYRYFPSKIHLLVATMQDQLEHMHGTLRKKPPQGETAAERVAETLMRAFRALQREPHLADAMVRALTFADRSVSPEVDQVSRQTTAIILDAMGQENPTPEQLSAVRVIEHTWHSALITWLSGRASIAQVKIDIETVCRLIDLTNPEDGS, encoded by the coding sequence ATGCCCGCAGAAGCCAAGGTGAGCGCCAAGGTGAACAAGCCGGCCAAGGTGGAAGCCAGAGCGGCAGCGCCCGCCTCCCCGCCCCTCACGGAGCGGCAGGAGGCCCGCCGCCGCCGCATCCTGCACACGAGTGCCCAGCTGGCCAGCCGGGGCGGCTTCGACGCCGTGCAGATGCGCGAGGTCGCGGAGTCCTCCCAGGTGGCGCTCGGCACGCTGTACCGCTACTTCCCGTCCAAGATCCATCTGCTGGTCGCCACCATGCAGGACCAGTTGGAGCACATGCACGGCACGCTGCGGAAGAAGCCCCCGCAGGGCGAGACGGCCGCCGAGCGGGTCGCGGAGACGCTGATGCGGGCCTTCCGGGCGCTGCAGCGCGAGCCGCATCTGGCGGACGCGATGGTCCGCGCGCTGACGTTCGCCGACCGCAGCGTGAGCCCGGAGGTCGACCAGGTCTCCCGTCAGACGACGGCGATCATCCTCGACGCGATGGGCCAGGAGAACCCGACTCCGGAGCAGCTCTCGGCCGTCCGGGTGATCGAGCACACCTGGCACTCGGCGCTGATCACCTGGCTGTCGGGCCGCGCCTCGATCGCCCAGGTGAAGATCGACATCGAGACGGTGTGCCGCCTGATCGATCTGACGAACCCGGAGGACGGCTCGTAG
- a CDS encoding glycosyltransferase family 4 protein, whose translation MTAEAREAGAPEDPAADGLRPLNIALLTYKGNPFCGGQGVYVRHLSRELARLGHRVEVIGSQPYPVLDEGYDGLSLTELPSLDLYRQPDPFRTPGRDEYRDWIDALEVATMWTGGFPEPLTFSLRARRHLRARRGEFDVVHDNQTLGYGLLGDVGAPLVTTIHHPITVDRQLELDAADGWKRRASVRRWYAFTRMQKRVARRLPSVLTVSGTSQQEIVDHLGVRRDRIHVVHIGADTDLFSPDPSVPVVPGRIVTTSSADVPLKGLVHLVEALAKVRTEHPGAHLVVVGKRPTEGPVAQAMERYGLADAVEFVKGISDAELVDLVRSAQVACVPSLYEGFSLPAAEAMATGTPLLATTGGAIPEVAGRDGETCLAVPPGDAGALAAGLSRLLADPDLRARLGAAGRERVLRHFTWARAAEGTVARYREAIDRAGIRALPRPSGRSALPTGAVPAAPASTAPAVPAGTAGAVSAAPADVEGVNSESRATC comes from the coding sequence GTGACCGCTGAGGCCAGGGAGGCCGGGGCTCCGGAGGACCCCGCTGCCGACGGCTTGCGACCGCTCAATATCGCGCTCCTCACCTATAAAGGGAACCCGTTCTGCGGCGGACAGGGCGTCTATGTCCGGCACCTCTCGCGTGAACTGGCCCGCCTCGGCCACCGGGTCGAGGTCATCGGTTCCCAGCCGTATCCCGTCCTCGACGAGGGCTACGACGGGCTGAGCCTCACCGAGCTGCCCAGCCTCGACCTGTACCGCCAGCCGGACCCCTTCCGCACGCCGGGGCGTGACGAGTACCGCGACTGGATCGACGCCCTCGAAGTCGCCACGATGTGGACGGGCGGCTTCCCGGAACCTCTGACGTTCTCCCTGCGCGCCCGCCGCCATCTGCGCGCCCGGCGCGGCGAGTTCGACGTCGTGCACGACAACCAGACCCTCGGCTACGGCCTGCTGGGCGATGTCGGCGCACCCTTGGTGACGACCATCCACCACCCCATCACCGTCGACCGGCAGTTGGAACTGGACGCGGCGGACGGCTGGAAGCGGCGTGCCTCGGTGCGGCGCTGGTACGCCTTCACGCGCATGCAGAAGCGCGTCGCGCGCCGCCTGCCGTCCGTGCTCACCGTGTCCGGCACCTCGCAGCAGGAGATCGTCGACCACCTCGGTGTCCGGCGGGACCGCATCCACGTGGTCCACATCGGCGCCGACACCGACCTGTTCTCGCCCGATCCGTCGGTGCCGGTGGTGCCGGGCCGGATCGTGACGACGTCCAGCGCGGACGTGCCGCTGAAGGGCCTGGTGCACCTCGTCGAGGCGCTGGCCAAGGTCCGGACCGAGCACCCCGGCGCCCATCTCGTCGTCGTCGGCAAGCGGCCCACCGAAGGGCCCGTCGCCCAGGCGATGGAGCGGTACGGCCTCGCCGACGCCGTCGAGTTCGTCAAGGGCATCTCCGACGCTGAACTCGTCGACCTGGTGCGCTCGGCGCAGGTGGCGTGCGTGCCGTCGCTCTACGAGGGCTTCTCGCTCCCGGCCGCCGAGGCCATGGCGACGGGCACGCCCCTGCTCGCCACGACCGGCGGCGCCATACCCGAGGTCGCCGGCCGCGACGGTGAGACCTGCCTGGCGGTACCGCCCGGCGACGCGGGCGCGCTGGCCGCCGGCCTGAGCCGCCTGCTGGCCGACCCGGACCTGCGAGCCCGCCTCGGCGCGGCCGGGCGGGAGCGGGTGCTGCGCCACTTCACCTGGGCCAGGGCGGCGGAGGGCACGGTGGCCCGCTACCGCGAGGCGATCGACAGGGCCGGCATCCGCGCCCTGCCGAGGCCTTCGGGCCGTTCGGCCCTCCCGACGGGCGCTGTCCCCGCGGCCCCCGCGAGTACGGCACCCGCGGTACCCGCAGGCACGGCAGGTGCTGTCTCCGCAGCCCCGGCAGATGTAGAAGGCGTCAACTCCGAAAGCAGGGCCACGTGCTGA
- a CDS encoding class I SAM-dependent methyltransferase, producing MLTVDFSRFPLAPGDRVLDLGCGAGRHAFECYRRGAQVVALDQNAEEIREVAKWFAAMKEAGEAPDGATATAMEGDALALPFPDESFDVVIISEVMEHIPDDKGVLAEMVRVLKPGGRIAVTVPRYGPEKVCWSLSDAYHEVEGGHIRIYKADELLEKIREAGLEPYGTHHAHALHSPYWWLKCAFGVDNDKALPVRAYHKLLVWDIMKKPLATRVAEQALNPLIGKSFVAYATKPHLPRLADTGADAK from the coding sequence GTGCTGACCGTCGACTTCTCCCGGTTCCCGCTCGCCCCGGGTGATCGTGTCCTGGATCTCGGCTGTGGTGCCGGGCGGCACGCCTTCGAGTGCTACCGGCGTGGCGCGCAGGTCGTGGCGCTGGACCAGAACGCCGAGGAGATCCGCGAGGTCGCGAAGTGGTTCGCGGCGATGAAGGAAGCCGGCGAGGCCCCCGACGGCGCCACCGCCACGGCGATGGAGGGCGACGCCCTCGCGCTGCCCTTCCCCGACGAGTCCTTCGACGTCGTGATCATCTCCGAGGTGATGGAGCACATCCCGGACGACAAGGGCGTCCTCGCGGAGATGGTGCGCGTGCTCAAGCCCGGCGGGCGCATCGCCGTCACCGTCCCGCGCTACGGCCCCGAGAAGGTCTGCTGGAGCCTCTCCGACGCCTACCACGAGGTCGAGGGCGGCCACATCCGCATCTACAAGGCGGACGAACTGCTGGAGAAGATCCGCGAGGCCGGCCTGGAGCCCTACGGCACGCACCACGCCCACGCCCTGCACTCGCCCTACTGGTGGCTCAAGTGCGCGTTCGGCGTCGACAACGACAAGGCGCTGCCGGTGCGGGCGTACCACAAGCTGCTCGTCTGGGACATCATGAAGAAGCCGCTGGCCACCCGCGTCGCCGAGCAGGCGCTGAACCCGCTGATCGGCAAGAGCTTCGTGGCGTACGCGACCAAACCGCACCTGCCGCGTCTGGCCGACACCGGGGCGGACGCCAAGTGA
- a CDS encoding prenyltransferase yields MTTPRTEHLVLPGVLTAEEAAATVAGILAVQREDGAIPWFRGHHLDPWDHVEAAMALDAAGEHEAAERAYLWLARHQNEDGSWYAAYTDGEFDAVTDRGRETNFVAYIAVGVWHHHLSTGDDAFLDRMWPAVYAAVEFVLRLQQPGGQIGWRRDDDGTETTDALLTGSSSIHHALRCALAIAEQREEAQPDWELAAGALRHAIRHHPERFLDKNRYSMDWYYPVLGGALTGAEAKARIEEDWDRFVVPGLGVRCVVPNPWVTGGESAELALALWAMGESDRALEILQSIQHLRDEDSGLYWTGYVFDDGAIWPRELTTWTAGSLLLAVAALGGHEATCQVFGGAELPVGLESDCCA; encoded by the coding sequence GTGACCACTCCCCGGACGGAACATCTGGTCCTGCCCGGGGTCCTCACCGCGGAGGAGGCCGCCGCGACCGTCGCCGGCATCCTCGCCGTGCAGCGCGAGGACGGTGCGATCCCGTGGTTCCGGGGGCACCACCTCGACCCGTGGGACCACGTCGAGGCGGCCATGGCCCTGGACGCGGCCGGTGAGCACGAGGCCGCCGAGCGGGCCTACCTGTGGCTGGCCAGGCACCAGAACGAGGACGGCTCCTGGTACGCCGCCTACACCGACGGCGAGTTCGACGCGGTCACCGACCGGGGCCGGGAGACCAACTTCGTCGCCTACATAGCCGTCGGCGTCTGGCACCACCACCTCTCCACCGGCGACGACGCGTTCCTGGACCGGATGTGGCCGGCGGTGTACGCGGCGGTGGAGTTCGTGCTCCGCCTCCAGCAGCCCGGCGGGCAGATCGGCTGGCGCCGCGACGACGACGGTACGGAGACGACGGACGCGCTGCTGACGGGCAGCTCCTCCATCCACCACGCGCTGCGCTGCGCACTGGCCATCGCCGAGCAGCGGGAAGAGGCGCAGCCCGACTGGGAGCTGGCGGCGGGTGCGCTGCGGCACGCCATACGCCACCACCCCGAGCGGTTCCTCGACAAGAACCGCTACTCGATGGACTGGTACTACCCGGTGCTCGGCGGTGCGCTGACCGGCGCGGAGGCCAAGGCCCGGATCGAGGAGGACTGGGACCGGTTCGTCGTCCCGGGGCTCGGCGTGCGGTGCGTGGTGCCCAACCCGTGGGTGACGGGGGGTGAATCGGCCGAACTCGCGCTCGCACTGTGGGCGATGGGGGAATCCGACCGGGCGCTGGAGATCCTGCAGTCGATCCAGCACCTGCGGGACGAGGACAGCGGGCTGTACTGGACGGGGTACGTCTTCGACGACGGCGCCATCTGGCCGCGGGAGTTGACCACATGGACCGCGGGATCGCTGTTGCTGGCCGTGGCCGCGCTGGGTGGGCACGAGGCGACGTGCCAGGTCTTCGGTGGTGCGGAGCTGCCTGTCGGGCTCGAGTCGGACTGCTGCGCGTAG
- a CDS encoding class I SAM-dependent methyltransferase, translating to MDSIPANRRLWNRISSAYQHRHDPHIGAAPRLWGMYSIPDAHLHALGDVTGKRVLELGCGAGQWSRALAAEGAVVVGLDLSEAQLAAAAGAMGAARYALVQGAAEHLPFAADSFDLVFCDFGGLSWAPPHLAVPQAARVLGRGGRLVFNVASPWFEACYDEAAGRVTTTLRQDYFGLNTIAEGDGATSYQLTYGDWVRVLRGAGLVIDDLIEPRPEPGTPNGYNETDPPDWAHRWPAELLWVTHKP from the coding sequence GTGGACAGCATCCCCGCCAACCGGCGGCTCTGGAACCGGATCAGCAGCGCCTACCAGCACCGGCACGACCCGCACATCGGCGCCGCACCCCGGCTGTGGGGCATGTACTCCATCCCCGACGCGCACCTGCACGCCCTGGGCGACGTCACCGGCAAGCGCGTCCTCGAACTCGGCTGCGGCGCCGGCCAGTGGTCCAGGGCGCTCGCCGCCGAGGGCGCCGTCGTGGTCGGGCTCGACCTGTCCGAAGCCCAACTCGCCGCAGCGGCCGGCGCGATGGGAGCGGCCCGCTACGCGCTGGTGCAGGGCGCCGCCGAACACCTCCCCTTCGCCGCCGACAGCTTCGACCTGGTGTTCTGCGACTTCGGTGGGCTCAGCTGGGCACCTCCGCACCTGGCCGTCCCGCAGGCCGCACGCGTCCTGGGCCGCGGCGGGCGCCTGGTGTTCAACGTCGCCAGCCCATGGTTCGAAGCGTGCTACGACGAAGCCGCCGGCCGCGTGACCACGACGCTGCGGCAGGACTACTTCGGGCTGAACACCATCGCCGAAGGCGACGGCGCGACCAGCTATCAGCTCACCTACGGTGACTGGGTCAGGGTCCTGCGCGGCGCGGGTCTCGTCATCGACGACCTCATCGAGCCGCGGCCCGAACCCGGAACACCCAACGGCTACAACGAAACCGACCCACCCGACTGGGCACACCGCTGGCCGGCGGAGCTGCTCTGGGTGACCCACAAGCCGTGA
- a CDS encoding vWA domain-containing protein, with protein MRRGWSLPALCLALVAGFLTACSGGGGDDPVRLRVLAGPELAVLAPLLGELKDETGVDLRLDLRADAETEAPDRGRYDLAWLSSDSYLRLTGKNAVRGLQRTPTMTSPVVIGLKPDAARRLHAGVPGSRLSWADLADAAATGTVRFGMADPGHAGSGLAALVGVATAAAGTGAALRPEDVSCDRLRGFRSGQTLTADTGPALVEAYADHQDEANALITYESDLLALNASGRLDDRLEIVRPVDGTVLADFPLLLLDPARRTAYDKVTQWLRRDSVQRQIMRHTLRRPVNTTVTREARLREPVGNALFYPDRPVVLETLLTDYGDPDRRTTSQVVFLLDFSGSMRGARMAALREAFAGLSGADPSASGKFTRFHRGERLTVVRFGGRVLGEKTVTVTGPKDLTALADTVARGGYGDATAVWSALDHGYRTAARALAADPDRSVSLVLMTDGENNAGLPYAEFVRRHRALPAAVRDAVHTYPVHFGDADAGELRRAARRTGGRMVDAADSSLSEAFKEIRGCH; from the coding sequence GTGAGGCGCGGCTGGAGCCTGCCGGCGCTCTGCCTGGCGCTCGTCGCCGGCTTCCTCACCGCCTGCTCGGGCGGCGGCGGTGACGACCCGGTCCGGCTGCGCGTGCTCGCCGGCCCCGAACTCGCCGTACTCGCGCCGCTGCTGGGCGAGTTGAAGGACGAGACCGGTGTCGACCTGCGCCTCGACCTCCGGGCCGACGCCGAGACCGAGGCCCCGGATCGCGGCCGGTACGACCTCGCGTGGCTGTCCTCCGACAGCTATCTGCGTCTCACCGGCAAGAACGCGGTCCGGGGGCTGCAGCGCACACCCACCATGACGTCCCCCGTGGTCATCGGCCTGAAGCCGGACGCGGCGCGACGGCTTCACGCCGGAGTGCCCGGCTCCCGGCTCAGCTGGGCCGACCTCGCCGACGCCGCCGCCACCGGCACCGTCCGCTTCGGCATGGCCGACCCGGGGCACGCCGGCAGCGGACTCGCCGCCCTTGTCGGTGTCGCCACCGCCGCGGCCGGCACCGGAGCCGCGCTGCGCCCCGAGGACGTCTCCTGCGACCGGCTGCGCGGCTTCCGCTCCGGCCAGACCCTCACCGCCGACACCGGCCCCGCCCTCGTCGAGGCCTACGCCGACCACCAGGACGAGGCGAACGCCCTCATCACGTACGAGTCCGATCTGCTCGCCCTCAACGCCTCCGGCCGCCTCGACGACCGTCTGGAGATCGTCCGTCCCGTGGACGGCACGGTCCTGGCGGACTTCCCGCTGCTCCTGCTGGACCCGGCCCGGCGCACCGCGTACGACAAGGTCACGCAGTGGCTGCGGCGCGACTCGGTGCAGCGGCAGATCATGCGGCACACGCTGCGCCGTCCCGTGAACACGACCGTCACCCGGGAGGCACGGTTGCGCGAACCGGTCGGCAACGCCCTCTTCTACCCCGACCGGCCCGTCGTCCTCGAAACCCTGTTGACGGACTACGGCGACCCCGACCGGCGCACCACCAGCCAGGTGGTCTTCCTGCTCGACTTCTCCGGCTCGATGCGCGGCGCCCGGATGGCCGCCCTGCGCGAGGCCTTCGCCGGGCTCAGCGGCGCGGACCCCTCGGCCTCCGGCAAGTTCACCCGCTTCCACCGGGGCGAGCGGCTCACCGTCGTCCGGTTCGGCGGCCGGGTGCTGGGAGAGAAGACCGTCACCGTCACCGGCCCGAAGGACCTGACGGCCCTCGCCGACACCGTCGCCCGGGGCGGCTACGGCGACGCCACCGCCGTATGGTCCGCCCTCGACCACGGCTACCGCACCGCCGCCCGCGCACTGGCCGCCGACCCCGACCGCTCCGTCTCGCTCGTCCTGATGACCGACGGCGAGAACAACGCGGGCCTGCCCTATGCGGAGTTCGTACGCCGCCACCGGGCGCTGCCCGCCGCCGTGCGCGACGCCGTCCACACCTACCCCGTCCACTTCGGCGACGCCGACGCCGGTGAGCTGCGGCGCGCGGCGCGGAGAACGGGCGGACGGATGGTGGACGCCGCCGACTCGTCCCTTTCCGAGGCTTTCAAGGAGATCCGTGGCTGTCACTGA
- a CDS encoding LLM class F420-dependent oxidoreductase, which translates to MRLGLALGYWGRCPSPGHVRLAQEAEQLGYDSVWTAESWGSDAFTPLTWIAAHTSRIRLGTAVAQMAARSPATTAMHALTLDHLSGGRVLLGLGLSGPQVVEGWYGRPFPASPLTATREYVDVVRQVLRREAPVELAGRFHSHPYRGPDATGLGKPLKPITHPLRADLPVLLGAEGPKNVAQTTRIADGWLPLYWSPNRPEVYGPALAELPEGFMVAPMTQVRVCDDVAEGLLPVKAMLGFYIGGMGHAARNFHADLMARMGYEEEARRIQRLFLDGRREEAVLAVPDAFADEISLVGPRERIAERLESWRKGPVTDLLALSPDPHTLRVLADLVSR; encoded by the coding sequence ATGCGGCTCGGTCTCGCGCTCGGCTACTGGGGCCGCTGCCCCTCCCCCGGTCATGTGCGCCTCGCGCAGGAGGCCGAACAGCTCGGCTACGACTCGGTCTGGACGGCGGAGTCCTGGGGCTCGGACGCGTTCACCCCGCTCACCTGGATCGCGGCGCACACCTCCCGCATCCGGCTCGGCACGGCGGTCGCGCAGATGGCGGCCCGGTCACCGGCCACGACCGCGATGCACGCCCTCACCCTGGACCACCTCTCCGGCGGCCGCGTGCTGCTGGGCCTCGGCCTCTCCGGCCCGCAGGTCGTCGAGGGCTGGTACGGCCGCCCGTTCCCCGCCTCACCGCTCACCGCGACCCGCGAGTACGTCGACGTCGTACGGCAGGTGCTGCGCCGCGAGGCCCCGGTCGAACTGGCCGGCCGCTTCCACTCCCACCCCTACCGCGGCCCGGACGCCACGGGCCTCGGCAAGCCCCTCAAGCCGATCACGCATCCGCTGCGCGCCGATCTGCCCGTCCTGCTGGGCGCCGAGGGCCCGAAGAACGTCGCCCAGACCACCCGGATCGCCGACGGCTGGCTGCCGCTGTACTGGTCGCCGAACCGGCCGGAGGTCTACGGCCCGGCCCTGGCGGAGCTGCCCGAGGGATTCATGGTCGCGCCGATGACACAGGTCCGGGTGTGTGACGACGTCGCCGAGGGGCTGCTGCCCGTCAAGGCGATGCTCGGCTTCTACATCGGCGGCATGGGTCACGCGGCCCGCAACTTCCACGCCGATCTGATGGCCCGCATGGGCTACGAGGAGGAAGCCCGGCGGATCCAGCGGCTGTTCCTCGACGGCCGCCGGGAGGAGGCCGTGCTCGCCGTCCCCGATGCCTTCGCCGACGAGATCTCCCTGGTCGGACCGCGTGAACGCATCGCCGAGCGGCTGGAGTCGTGGCGGAAGGGGCCGGTGACCGACCTCCTGGCCCTCTCCCCAGATCCGCACACCCTGCGCGTCCTCGCCGACCTCGTCTCCCGGTGA
- a CDS encoding DUF5336 domain-containing protein — translation MNIRSLTRGDGVVIGAAVLLFIASFLDFYSSDGAPEGLEMPSLWGSGPVLMGVVLAGIFGAALVVVGRGLTQAPKVAGLELGQVGAALTVFAAWSALGNIFDPASANNNFGASGDGPDAGIGLILALVATLLMAAAAIATPLVPALKGALLPAPRPAAPQPYGAQPPGGYGYPGAQQPGGYGQPQPGQPYGGQPQPQQAQAQAPQPPAGDFSPFWFAVPVPRPLFAEDGSPTPIAELAPGTWYLAVEQRGAALVAQTQDGRRGVLQDTSGIQRG, via the coding sequence GTGAATATCCGCTCTCTCACTCGAGGCGACGGCGTGGTGATCGGAGCAGCGGTGTTGCTGTTCATCGCGTCGTTTCTCGACTTTTACTCGTCCGACGGCGCTCCGGAGGGCCTGGAGATGCCCAGCCTGTGGGGCAGCGGCCCGGTACTCATGGGCGTTGTGCTGGCGGGCATCTTCGGCGCCGCGCTCGTCGTCGTCGGCCGCGGTCTGACGCAGGCCCCGAAGGTCGCCGGGCTCGAACTCGGCCAGGTCGGCGCCGCCCTCACGGTCTTCGCCGCGTGGAGCGCCCTCGGCAACATCTTCGACCCGGCGAGCGCCAACAACAACTTCGGTGCCTCCGGGGACGGTCCGGACGCCGGCATCGGCCTGATCCTCGCCCTCGTCGCCACGCTGCTGATGGCCGCCGCCGCCATCGCCACCCCCCTCGTCCCGGCCCTCAAGGGCGCCCTCCTCCCGGCCCCCCGCCCGGCCGCCCCGCAGCCCTACGGCGCCCAGCCCCCCGGTGGTTACGGCTACCCGGGCGCGCAGCAGCCCGGTGGCTACGGCCAGCCGCAGCCGGGGCAGCCGTACGGCGGTCAGCCGCAGCCCCAGCAGGCGCAGGCCCAGGCTCCGCAGCCGCCGGCCGGGGACTTCTCCCCGTTCTGGTTCGCCGTGCCGGTGCCGCGGCCGCTGTTCGCGGAGGACGGCTCGCCGACGCCGATCGCCGAACTCGCCCCGGGTACCTGGTACCTGGCCGTCGAGCAGCGCGGCGCGGCCCTGGTCGCCCAGACGCAGGACGGCCGCCGCGGTGTCCTCCAGGACACGTCGGGCATCCAGCGCGGCTGA
- a CDS encoding N-acetylmuramoyl-L-alanine amidase produces the protein MSYVGPDFEPPQPRRRRGPLTVALAALVPGALLGWLVYETVGGPGDDGGSGRAGVRSSSPAASSAPSDDAKEPSGSPKPTASASAPAASGPLKGKVVVIDPGHNPGNFQHASEINRKVDIGTNSKECDTTGTSTNDGYTEAKFTLDVAHRMRTLLQEQGATVKLTQDGDRPFGPCVDGRARIGNRAKADAVVSIHADGSGAGNRGFHVILPGAVHAGAADTRAIVGPSRDLGERVAGRFVAVTGSAPSNYIGDGGGLVTREDLGGLNLSTVPKVFIECGNMRDSKDAALLTSGAWRQKAAQGISEGIVSFLRG, from the coding sequence GTGTCGTACGTAGGCCCGGACTTCGAACCTCCCCAGCCCCGCCGCCGTCGCGGCCCCCTGACCGTTGCGCTCGCCGCGCTGGTGCCGGGGGCGCTGCTCGGCTGGCTGGTGTACGAGACGGTGGGCGGCCCGGGGGACGACGGGGGCTCGGGACGGGCGGGCGTGCGGTCCTCCTCGCCCGCCGCGTCGAGCGCGCCCTCCGACGACGCCAAGGAGCCGAGCGGCTCCCCGAAACCCACCGCCTCGGCCTCCGCGCCCGCCGCCTCCGGCCCGCTCAAGGGCAAGGTCGTCGTGATCGACCCGGGGCACAACCCGGGCAACTTCCAGCACGCCTCCGAAATCAACCGCAAGGTGGACATCGGGACGAACTCCAAGGAGTGCGACACCACGGGCACGTCCACCAACGACGGCTACACCGAGGCGAAGTTCACGCTGGACGTCGCGCACCGGATGCGCACACTCCTTCAGGAGCAGGGCGCCACGGTGAAGCTGACGCAGGACGGCGACCGGCCGTTCGGGCCGTGCGTGGACGGGCGGGCCCGGATCGGCAACCGGGCGAAGGCCGACGCCGTGGTCTCGATCCACGCGGACGGCTCCGGCGCCGGCAACCGCGGCTTCCATGTGATCCTGCCCGGCGCGGTCCACGCGGGCGCCGCGGACACCCGGGCGATCGTCGGCCCCTCCCGCGATCTCGGCGAGCGCGTCGCGGGCCGCTTCGTGGCCGTCACCGGCAGCGCGCCCTCCAACTACATCGGCGACGGCGGCGGACTCGTCACGCGTGAGGACCTGGGCGGTCTCAATCTGTCAACGGTTCCCAAGGTGTTCATCGAGTGCGGCAACATGCGCGATAGCAAGGACGCGGCGTTGCTCACCAGCGGCGCGTGGCGACAGAAGGCGGCGCAAGGGATCTCTGAGGGAATCGTGAGTTTCCTGCGCGGGTAG
- a CDS encoding class I SAM-dependent methyltransferase, which translates to MPAAPKPKILAAFEAAKGFMPAGEGLALYAAAVEAGRLGLPLLEVGTYCGRSTILLADAAREAGVSALTVDHHRGSEEQQPGWEYHDPETVDPEIGLMDTLPTFRRTLHRAGLEEHVVALVGRSPRIAAFWRTPLGFVFIDGGHTDEHATADYEGWAPHVTEGGLLLIHDVFPDPQDEFTGQAPYRIYLRALASGAFTEVSATDSLRVLRRTGPGI; encoded by the coding sequence ATGCCCGCGGCGCCGAAGCCCAAGATCCTGGCCGCGTTCGAGGCGGCGAAGGGGTTCATGCCCGCCGGTGAGGGCCTGGCGCTGTACGCGGCGGCCGTGGAGGCCGGGCGGCTCGGGCTGCCGCTGCTGGAGGTCGGCACGTACTGCGGCCGGTCCACGATCCTGCTCGCCGACGCGGCCCGCGAGGCCGGGGTCAGCGCACTCACCGTGGACCACCACCGCGGCAGTGAGGAGCAGCAGCCGGGCTGGGAGTACCACGACCCGGAGACGGTCGACCCCGAGATCGGCCTGATGGACACGCTGCCCACGTTCCGCCGCACGCTCCACCGGGCGGGCCTGGAGGAGCACGTGGTGGCGCTGGTCGGGCGTTCCCCGCGGATCGCCGCGTTCTGGCGGACGCCGCTGGGGTTCGTCTTCATCGACGGCGGCCACACCGACGAGCACGCCACCGCCGACTACGAGGGCTGGGCGCCGCACGTCACCGAGGGCGGTCTGCTGCTCATCCACGACGTCTTCCCCGACCCGCAGGACGAGTTCACCGGCCAGGCTCCCTACCGGATCTACCTGCGGGCGCTCGCCTCCGGCGCGTTCACCGAGGTCTCGGCGACGGACTCGCTGCGGGTCCTGCGGCGCACGGGTCCGGGCATCTGA